CTCGCCATTGCGGATGCTCGTCTCTCGCTCCAGCAGCGCCGCGATGGATCGGCTCCATTGCAAGGTTTGCTGGAAGCCGAAATACATCTTCAGGCTGACGCCCAGCGTGACGATGGGCGCGTTCATCGGGCGCTGACTCGCTCGTATTCGTTCAACGTCTGCACTTTCTGCGCAGAGGCCGAGCCCTCGTCGAAGCGGTAGGTCAGCCATTCTTTGAGCAAGCGGCGCGCGAGTTCCAGGCCGATGACACGCTGGCCGAAGGTCAGCACCTGAGCGTTATTGCTCAAGATGGCGCGTTCGACGGAAAAACTGTCGTGGGCGGTCACTGCGCGGACTCCGTGCACCTTGTTCGCGGCGATGGCAACACCCAGACCGGTGCCGCAGATCAACAGCGCCCTGTCCGCATCGCCAGCAGCGACCATCTCTGCTGCGGCGATGGCAACCAATGGATAGGACGTATGGCTTTGGCTGTCGACGCCGACATCCTTGATCAATTCCACCAGCGGATTGGCGAGCAAATCACGCTTGAGGGCTTCTTTGTACTCAAAACCGGCATCGTCACAGCCGATCACGATTCGTAGTTTGTCACTCATGGACTGTCTCCTTGATGCGGCTGGAAGCGGCAGGCGCGCCAGCCAGCATTGCCGGCTTGATCGCATTGATAATCAGGGAAAGGGAAAACGCGCCGGCGTCCACAGTGCCCAGGCTTTTTTCTGCCAGCGGCCGGGCGCGACCGATCCTGGGGCGCAATTGCGCGGTAGCGGCGGCGGCTTGTTCGGCAACGATGGCTGCAATGCTCCAGGCTTCCGGCAGTTCCAGGCCCTGCGCTGCAGAATCCACCAGCGATTGAGAGAACGGCACGAGGACGTCGACCAGGGTCTTGTCGCCAACCCGGGCTTTGCCGAAATGCATGATGCCTTCGCTGGCCTTGCGG
This genomic window from Pseudomonas sp. G.S.17 contains:
- a CDS encoding ribose-5-phosphate isomerase, encoding MSDKLRIVIGCDDAGFEYKEALKRDLLANPLVELIKDVGVDSQSHTSYPLVAIAAAEMVAAGDADRALLICGTGLGVAIAANKVHGVRAVTAHDSFSVERAILSNNAQVLTFGQRVIGLELARRLLKEWLTYRFDEGSASAQKVQTLNEYERVSAR